Genomic segment of Acidobacteriota bacterium:
CTTCGAGATCCGCACGCACAAGCGCCTGATCGACATTCTCGAGCCCACGCAGCAGACGGTGGACGCTCTGATGAAACTCGACCTCCCTGCCGGCGTCGATGTCGAAATCAAGACGGTTCAGAAGTAACAGGTTTTCAGGATCACCTACAGTGCCCGGTAGGCCCAGGCATGATGAGGAAAGGAAAAGAAGATGTCAGTATCAGGAATTCTCGGTAAGAAGATCGGTATGACCCAGCTGTTCGATGACAAGGGAGAGGTTCACCCCGTCACCGTTCTGAAGGCTGGCCCCTGCGTCATCACGCAGCTCAAGACCCTGGCGAAGGACGGCTACGACGCCGCCCAGATTGGCTATGTCGATTTCGTGAAGGCCTCAAAGGTGAACAAGGCCATGACCGGCCACTTCGCCAAGTCGAACGTTCCTCCTGTCCGCGTGCTGAAGGAAGTCGCTGTCGAGGCCCCCGCTGCTGGTGAGGAGTCGAACGGTGTCAAGGCTGGCGATCGCATTCTGGTCGACATATTCTCCGACGAGAAGTTCGTCGACATTATCGGAACATCGAAGGGCCGCGGCTTCGCAGGCGTTATTCGACGCCATAACTTCGGCGGTGGCCCAAAGTCGCACGGTCACATGTTCCAGGTGCAGGGCTCAATCGGTGCATCGTCGTTCCCTTCGCGCGTATTCC
This window contains:
- the rplC gene encoding 50S ribosomal protein L3 gives rise to the protein MSVSGILGKKIGMTQLFDDKGEVHPVTVLKAGPCVITQLKTLAKDGYDAAQIGYVDFVKASKVNKAMTGHFAKSNVPPVRVLKEVAVEAPAAGEESNGVKAGDRILVDIFSDEKFVDIIGTSKGRGFAGVIRRHNFGGGPKSHGHMFQVQGSIGASSFPSRVFPGQRMPGHMGHDQVTVRNLRIRGIDLDENLLMVEGAVPGPRDGYVLISKAKAPPRERRGFAGATTLDPLKASKKASPKKK